The following are from one region of the Hymenobacter radiodurans genome:
- a CDS encoding xanthine dehydrogenase family protein molybdopterin-binding subunit, with protein MKTPEKQIGARMNRVDGRQKVTGAATYSAEYKLPGITYAVLVGSTITKGRITSIDTKAAERAPGVLAVITHFNSPKVPGFDTAGKDPSQPATVGGPIKVFKDDKIRFNDQPIAIVVADSLERARFAAGLVKGQYAPEKHQTNLEANKTQAFLPTSAKKNPKHPMNDYQRGQVDAYKTGAIKLESEYVVPTEVHHPMELQAITAHWEAPDRLTIYDKTQGTMATRRDFAREWGLPEENVKVIATYVGGAFGNALHSWPHESAAIIAARVVNRPVKLMLTREQMFTMVGYRPYTWQKLGMSATPDGKITAITHEAIGQTSTFEEFTESTLAQTRMMYTSPNLTTRYRIASLDVNSPIWMRGPGEATGAFALESAMDEMAHLLNIDPLEFRLRNYTDQDPERNRPWSSKFLKECYQLGAERVGWNKRQLKPGSLRDGDWLVGYGMGVGTFGAHRGSSKANIRLLPNGTVLLQSAVTDIGPGTATAMTQIAADALGLAPEKIKFELGNSDFAQAPTQGGSAIVNTVGPAVQEACLALKEKLRTLAAPSNAAFASARKEDIVFTDGYLMLNSNPAARVPFADLLKQTDGGFVTVESKPQGDASKNYSMYSFSVHFAEVRVHILTGEVRVSKLVSCADAGTIVNEKTAGNQMKGGAVGGIGMALMEHAVIDDRFGRYITKDFADYHVPVHADSPDVQVAFVNKPDPYVNDLGTKGIGEIAIIGVAPAIANAVFNATGKRVRELPITPDKLI; from the coding sequence ATGAAAACGCCAGAAAAGCAAATCGGAGCGCGGATGAACCGGGTGGATGGCCGTCAGAAAGTGACGGGCGCCGCTACCTATTCGGCCGAATACAAGCTACCAGGCATCACCTACGCCGTCTTGGTAGGCAGCACTATCACTAAGGGCCGTATTACGTCTATTGACACCAAGGCTGCCGAACGGGCGCCGGGGGTGTTGGCCGTTATCACCCACTTCAATTCCCCCAAGGTGCCAGGCTTCGACACGGCGGGCAAGGACCCCTCGCAGCCGGCCACGGTGGGCGGTCCCATCAAGGTTTTCAAGGACGACAAAATCCGCTTCAACGACCAGCCCATTGCTATTGTAGTGGCCGACTCGTTGGAGCGGGCGCGCTTCGCCGCGGGCCTGGTGAAGGGGCAATACGCGCCGGAAAAGCACCAAACTAACTTGGAAGCCAACAAGACGCAGGCTTTCCTGCCAACCTCCGCGAAGAAGAACCCGAAGCATCCCATGAATGACTACCAGCGGGGTCAGGTGGATGCCTATAAAACCGGGGCCATCAAGCTGGAAAGCGAGTACGTGGTGCCTACCGAGGTGCACCATCCCATGGAGCTACAGGCCATCACGGCGCACTGGGAAGCCCCCGACCGCCTCACAATTTACGACAAGACCCAGGGCACAATGGCCACGCGCCGCGACTTTGCCCGGGAGTGGGGCTTACCCGAAGAAAATGTGAAGGTAATTGCCACGTACGTGGGCGGCGCGTTTGGCAACGCTCTGCACAGCTGGCCTCACGAGTCGGCTGCTATCATCGCGGCTCGGGTGGTAAACCGGCCGGTAAAGCTCATGCTCACCCGCGAGCAGATGTTTACCATGGTGGGCTACCGGCCCTACACTTGGCAGAAACTGGGGATGAGCGCCACTCCCGACGGCAAAATTACGGCCATCACCCACGAAGCCATCGGTCAGACCTCTACCTTCGAGGAATTTACGGAGTCGACGCTGGCCCAGACGCGCATGATGTACACGTCGCCCAACCTGACCACGCGCTACCGCATTGCCTCCCTAGATGTGAACTCGCCCATCTGGATGCGCGGCCCGGGGGAGGCGACAGGCGCATTTGCCTTAGAGTCGGCTATGGACGAAATGGCTCACCTGCTTAATATCGACCCCCTAGAATTTCGCTTGCGTAACTACACCGACCAGGACCCCGAGAGAAACCGGCCCTGGTCGAGTAAGTTTTTGAAGGAGTGCTACCAGTTGGGTGCCGAGCGCGTCGGCTGGAACAAGCGGCAGCTAAAACCCGGCTCCCTGCGCGATGGCGACTGGCTCGTCGGCTACGGTATGGGCGTGGGCACCTTCGGGGCGCACCGCGGCTCCTCGAAAGCCAACATCCGCCTGCTACCCAACGGCACGGTGCTACTGCAAAGTGCCGTCACCGACATAGGCCCCGGCACGGCTACGGCCATGACCCAGATTGCCGCCGACGCGCTGGGCCTAGCGCCCGAGAAAATCAAGTTTGAGTTGGGCAACTCCGACTTTGCGCAAGCACCTACGCAGGGTGGCTCAGCCATTGTGAACACGGTGGGTCCGGCCGTGCAGGAAGCCTGCCTAGCACTGAAGGAAAAGCTGCGCACGCTGGCGGCTCCTAGCAACGCAGCCTTTGCCTCGGCCAGAAAGGAAGACATTGTCTTTACCGACGGCTACCTCATGCTGAACAGCAATCCCGCCGCCCGTGTCCCTTTTGCCGACCTGCTCAAGCAGACCGATGGAGGCTTTGTCACGGTGGAGTCGAAGCCCCAGGGCGATGCCTCCAAGAATTACTCCATGTACTCGTTTTCGGTTCACTTTGCTGAGGTGCGGGTTCATATTCTCACCGGTGAGGTGCGCGTGAGCAAGCTGGTATCATGCGCGGATGCTGGAACCATCGTGAATGAAAAAACGGCCGGCAACCAGATGAAGGGCGGCGCCGTGGGTGGCATTGGTATGGCGCTGATGGAGCACGCCGTCATTGACGACCGGTTTGGCCGCTACATCACCAAGGATTTCGCTGACTACCACGTGCCGGTACATGCCGACTCACCGGACGTGCAGGTGGCATTCGTGAACAAGCCCGACCCCTACGTCAATGACCTAGGTACCAAAGGCATCGGTGAAATTGCCATCATTGGCGTAGCTCCGGCCATTGCCAATGCCGTATTTAACGCCACTGGTAAGCGCGTTCGGGAGTTGCCTATTACGCCGGATAAGCTAATTTAA
- a CDS encoding glycoside hydrolase family 28 protein, translated as MKALFALLPLIFTAFCLPFQAEMPEPKGVAPKDYIITEFGAGSDSTQLSTEAIQRTIDKANADGGGTVVIPKGVFLSGALFFKPNTQLRLQAGAKLKGSDNIAHYPLIPSRMEGQSLDYYAALVNAYQVNNFRITGPGTIDGNGLRFWKNFWAHRDSMQKIGKSSTNLEVHRPRLLFIWGCNNVTIENVKLHNAGFWTTHLYKCTNVLIEGCDIRSPFRPVKAPSTDAVDIDACKKVTVRNCYISVNDDGIVMKGGKGPNAQKLPENGAVEDVLIENVTFGEVHAAVTMGSECIHANRITVRNCWVDNDRPLLLFKMRPDTYQLYENITVDNVTGRCGTIVTLSPWTQFFNMAGSTEKPFGTIRNITISNVKVKCKQFAVLNGNPTDKVSNITFKNVDATAETAAFPNKYSDVKFKQVTLNGVALKAAPGNQDGPVVKPLKPD; from the coding sequence ATGAAAGCTCTTTTTGCCCTGCTCCCGCTGATATTCACGGCCTTCTGTCTGCCCTTCCAAGCAGAGATGCCTGAACCGAAAGGTGTCGCCCCTAAAGATTACATTATCACGGAATTTGGGGCGGGCTCCGACAGCACCCAGCTCAGTACTGAGGCCATTCAGCGCACCATCGACAAAGCCAATGCCGACGGCGGCGGCACCGTCGTGATTCCTAAAGGAGTGTTTCTGAGCGGGGCCCTGTTTTTTAAGCCGAACACGCAGCTGCGCTTACAGGCAGGCGCCAAACTCAAGGGCTCCGATAATATCGCTCACTACCCCCTCATTCCTTCGCGGATGGAAGGCCAAAGTCTGGATTACTATGCGGCGCTCGTCAACGCTTACCAGGTGAATAACTTTCGGATAACGGGCCCCGGCACCATCGACGGCAATGGGCTACGGTTCTGGAAGAACTTCTGGGCGCACCGCGATTCTATGCAGAAAATTGGCAAATCGTCTACCAATCTGGAGGTGCACCGTCCCCGCCTACTCTTTATCTGGGGCTGCAACAACGTAACCATTGAGAATGTGAAGCTACACAACGCCGGCTTCTGGACCACGCACTTGTACAAGTGTACCAATGTGCTGATAGAAGGTTGTGATATTCGCTCGCCGTTCCGGCCAGTGAAGGCGCCGAGCACCGATGCCGTAGATATCGACGCGTGTAAGAAAGTGACCGTGCGCAATTGCTACATCTCCGTCAACGACGATGGCATCGTGATGAAAGGAGGAAAAGGTCCCAATGCCCAAAAACTCCCGGAGAATGGGGCGGTCGAAGACGTGCTGATTGAGAACGTTACCTTTGGAGAAGTACATGCGGCCGTAACCATGGGCAGCGAATGTATTCACGCCAACCGTATTACGGTGCGCAATTGTTGGGTGGACAACGACCGGCCGCTCTTGCTCTTTAAGATGCGCCCCGATACCTACCAACTCTACGAGAACATCACCGTGGACAACGTGACCGGCCGCTGTGGCACTATCGTCACGCTCTCGCCCTGGACGCAGTTCTTCAACATGGCGGGCAGCACGGAAAAACCCTTTGGCACTATCCGCAACATCACCATTTCTAATGTCAAGGTGAAGTGCAAGCAGTTTGCGGTCTTGAATGGCAATCCAACCGATAAGGTATCCAACATCACCTTTAAAAACGTGGATGCTACAGCGGAAACAGCTGCATTTCCCAATAAATACTCAGACGTGAAATTCAAGCAGGTCACCCTCAACGGTGTGGCCCTGAAGGCGGCCCCAGGGAATCAGGATGGCCCGGTGGTGAAACCCTTGAAGCCAGACTAG
- a CDS encoding T9SS type A sorting domain-containing protein, producing MAANHFPPRLRYPQPWLAYWAFFLVLMLRATTAQAQAPTWQMAMAVSQAASSITSVRASATDANGNVFLVGNLYGTATFGGTTLTSAGNNDIFVAKWSSASKSFVWAQRAGGAGFGSDYATAIAVSGSNIYIAGAFQSPTVDFGSVTLANFDNSTNTADIVVAKLVDAGSSGSFVWAQRAGGVGADEAKTLAINGTSIYVGGFFSSPTVSFGSLSLTHANAGTKDMFVVKLRDEGSSSSFVWAQQAGGGGEDIAEGLAVSGQSVYAVGSYTSAVAQFGGTSLTNTVANTSISADGFVVKITDAGTAGSFAWALRCGGDRLDYANSIAASGTSVYVGGFFSSPTVGFGSLSLTNVSAGTYDIFVAKVTDAGSAASFIWAQQAGGIKNEYPSSLAVNGRNIYMAGYFLSATAAFGSTSVNNLDNSTNTADIVVAKLVDAGPSGSFVWSQQAGGSDSDIGWGLAVDAQGMNVYVVGSVVGTTAKFGSQPIAAADSRNQVAYVASLSDNTILGSSSPEQLAGVSVYPNPAHNTATIRLPLTRYSARVRFTITDGLGRVVRTCQAASQANNLDYPLDLMDLSPGLYALRVQAGAESSVLRLVID from the coding sequence ATGGCAGCTAATCATTTCCCGCCGCGTCTGCGCTACCCTCAGCCTTGGTTGGCCTACTGGGCTTTCTTTTTAGTCCTGATGCTGCGGGCCACCACAGCGCAGGCCCAAGCGCCAACTTGGCAAATGGCCATGGCCGTTAGTCAGGCCGCCAGTAGCATCACATCCGTCAGGGCATCCGCTACGGATGCAAACGGCAACGTGTTTTTGGTTGGCAATCTGTATGGCACCGCCACCTTCGGCGGCACTACTTTAACGAGTGCAGGCAACAACGACATCTTCGTAGCTAAGTGGAGTTCAGCTAGTAAAAGCTTCGTGTGGGCGCAGCGAGCTGGAGGAGCCGGATTCGGCAGCGACTACGCGACGGCAATTGCAGTGAGTGGCTCCAATATCTATATCGCCGGTGCGTTTCAGAGCCCGACGGTTGATTTTGGCAGCGTTACGCTCGCTAACTTCGATAACAGTACCAACACGGCCGATATAGTTGTGGCCAAGCTCGTTGATGCTGGCTCTAGCGGTAGTTTTGTGTGGGCGCAGCGGGCGGGTGGCGTGGGGGCCGATGAGGCTAAAACCTTAGCCATAAACGGCACGAGCATTTACGTGGGGGGCTTTTTTTCGAGTCCTACGGTCAGCTTCGGTAGTCTCAGCCTGACCCACGCGAATGCAGGCACCAAGGATATGTTCGTGGTGAAGCTGCGGGATGAAGGCAGCAGCAGCAGTTTCGTGTGGGCACAACAGGCAGGCGGCGGCGGCGAAGACATAGCCGAAGGCTTGGCGGTAAGCGGCCAGAGTGTGTATGCCGTTGGCTCTTACACCAGCGCGGTAGCCCAATTTGGTGGCACTAGCCTCACTAATACCGTCGCCAATACCAGCATCAGCGCCGATGGATTCGTGGTGAAAATTACCGATGCGGGCACTGCCGGCAGTTTCGCGTGGGCACTTCGCTGCGGTGGCGACCGGCTTGACTACGCCAACTCAATAGCCGCAAGCGGCACGAGCGTGTACGTGGGGGGCTTTTTTTCAAGCCCCACGGTCGGTTTCGGTAGCCTTAGCCTAACCAATGTGAGTGCCGGCACCTACGATATATTCGTGGCCAAAGTGACCGACGCCGGCTCAGCGGCCAGCTTTATTTGGGCCCAGCAAGCGGGTGGGATAAAAAACGAATATCCATCGTCATTAGCAGTGAATGGGCGCAACATATACATGGCGGGCTACTTTCTAAGTGCTACGGCCGCTTTCGGGAGCACCTCCGTTAATAATCTTGATAACAGTACCAACACGGCCGATATAGTTGTGGCCAAGCTCGTTGATGCTGGCCCTAGCGGCAGCTTTGTCTGGAGTCAGCAGGCCGGCGGCTCAGACAGCGATATTGGTTGGGGGCTAGCGGTTGACGCGCAGGGTATGAATGTATATGTGGTAGGCTCTGTCGTCGGAACCACAGCGAAGTTCGGCTCTCAACCTATTGCAGCGGCCGACAGCAGAAATCAGGTTGCTTATGTTGCCTCGTTGAGCGACAACACCATCCTAGGGTCAAGTTCTCCGGAGCAGCTTGCGGGCGTAAGCGTATACCCAAATCCGGCCCATAACACGGCGACCATTCGGCTACCACTAACACGCTACTCTGCTCGTGTGCGCTTTACTATTACCGATGGCCTAGGTAGAGTAGTACGAACCTGCCAGGCTGCCTCCCAAGCCAACAATCTAGATTACCCACTTGATCTAATGGATTTATCCCCAGGGCTCTATGCCTTACGGGTACAGGCAGGCGCCGAGTCTTCTGTCTTGCGTTTAGTTATCGATTAG
- a CDS encoding (2Fe-2S)-binding protein: MNTEPEQGSHHDDSRRTFLKQSSLLTAMAFTPGPIVQAAAAQLDETVAAAFEKVPLKLEVNGVKHKLSVEPRTTLLDLLREQLHLTGTKKGCDYGQCGACTVHVDGQRINSCLTLAVMQEGRKITTIEGLANGDNLHPMQEAFVKHDGFQCGYCTPGQIMSAVACIREGHADSEGEIREFMSGNICRCGAYSNIVAAIQEVKNGGQKV; the protein is encoded by the coding sequence ATGAATACTGAACCTGAGCAAGGAAGCCATCACGACGACTCCCGGCGTACCTTCCTTAAACAGTCATCCCTGCTTACGGCCATGGCCTTCACGCCTGGCCCTATTGTGCAGGCCGCCGCGGCACAGCTCGACGAAACAGTAGCCGCTGCTTTCGAGAAAGTGCCGCTTAAACTAGAAGTGAATGGTGTGAAGCACAAGCTCTCAGTGGAGCCGCGCACCACCCTTCTCGACCTGCTTCGCGAGCAACTGCACCTCACCGGCACTAAGAAGGGCTGCGACTATGGACAGTGCGGCGCCTGCACCGTCCACGTGGATGGGCAGCGCATCAACTCTTGTCTGACATTAGCTGTGATGCAGGAAGGCCGCAAAATCACGACCATTGAAGGCCTAGCTAACGGGGACAACCTCCATCCTATGCAGGAGGCTTTCGTGAAGCACGATGGCTTTCAGTGCGGCTACTGCACGCCCGGCCAGATTATGTCGGCTGTGGCTTGCATCCGCGAAGGCCACGCCGATTCGGAGGGCGAAATTCGCGAGTTTATGAGCGGCAACATCTGCCGCTGTGGCGCCTACTCCAACATTGTGGCGGCCATTCAGGAAGTAAAAAACGGCGGCCAAAAGGTTTAA
- a CDS encoding HelD family protein, with the protein MQVLPVMNATEREEREYLEEIKEQLTLAVRRVDDAVRQFSNELRQKKEYIHEHQSGMDDADMVAAGQSINRMAFTGDAAVARKRKLLKLTQSPYFGRLDFAPQNQGAAPVYIGVHSFFDEQQRRNLIYDWRAPISSLFYDFELGKASYATPSGTIHGTIELKRQYKIRDGYLEFMLDSELNIHDDVLQRELAKSSDDKLKNIVATIQRDQNAVIRNETTSVMVIQGVAGSGKTSIALHRIAFLLYRFRETIAAKDILILSPNKVFADYISNVLPELGEEHIPELGMEELAADLLDPRYSFQTFFEQVSALLEKHEPAFIERIRFKSSFEFLSQLNQYLLHVENTYFTVTELRVGRTVVPGAFIQQKFKAYHRVPLLKRFALVANDVRAYVRDAAGRKLTSPEKGIIGEAIPRMFRFHHVSDLYRDFYRWIGRPELLKLDHRLHLEFADVFALIYLRLRLEGLAPYDHVKHLLVDEMQDYTPVQYAVLSRLFNCRKTILGDVSQTVNPYSASSAETIERVFPQAEVVKLYRSYRSTVEITAFAQRITPNPDIIPLERHGQEPAMVRCNSHEEELETIQQVTLSFQNAGHHSLGIICKTLRQAEQVYEALKKAPHIQLLTAESTTFKEGVVITTAHLAKGLEFDAVLVPFASAGNYRTEVDKSMLYVACTRAMHQLTLTYSHTITAFLAS; encoded by the coding sequence ATGCAAGTGCTGCCTGTGATGAACGCAACGGAACGAGAGGAAAGAGAATACTTAGAAGAAATAAAGGAGCAACTGACGCTGGCTGTTCGGCGGGTTGATGACGCCGTCCGGCAGTTCTCCAACGAGCTTCGGCAGAAAAAAGAGTATATCCACGAGCACCAGTCTGGCATGGACGATGCCGACATGGTCGCCGCCGGCCAGTCGATTAATCGCATGGCCTTTACGGGCGACGCTGCTGTTGCCCGTAAGCGGAAGCTCCTCAAGCTCACCCAGTCCCCCTACTTTGGCCGCCTGGATTTTGCCCCCCAGAATCAGGGGGCGGCGCCGGTCTACATTGGCGTGCATTCCTTTTTTGATGAGCAGCAGCGCCGCAATCTTATCTACGATTGGCGCGCTCCCATTTCCTCCCTGTTCTACGACTTCGAGTTGGGGAAAGCCTCCTACGCCACTCCTTCCGGTACCATCCACGGCACCATCGAGCTGAAGCGGCAATACAAGATTCGGGACGGCTACCTGGAGTTCATGCTGGACAGCGAGCTGAACATTCACGACGACGTGCTGCAACGCGAGCTGGCCAAGTCCTCGGATGACAAGCTAAAGAATATTGTTGCGACCATTCAACGGGATCAAAACGCAGTAATCCGCAACGAGACGACCTCGGTGATGGTCATTCAGGGCGTGGCCGGGTCGGGTAAAACTTCCATTGCCCTGCATCGCATTGCGTTCTTGTTGTACCGCTTCCGGGAAACTATTGCGGCCAAAGACATTCTCATCCTTTCGCCCAACAAGGTCTTCGCGGATTACATCTCGAACGTCTTGCCCGAGCTGGGGGAAGAGCATATTCCCGAGCTAGGCATGGAAGAGCTGGCAGCCGACCTGCTCGACCCTCGGTACTCATTTCAGACCTTTTTTGAGCAGGTGTCCGCGCTGCTGGAGAAGCACGAGCCGGCGTTCATCGAGCGCATCCGTTTCAAGTCCTCGTTCGAGTTCCTCAGCCAGTTAAACCAATACCTGCTTCACGTAGAGAATACCTACTTCACCGTAACCGAGCTGCGGGTGGGCCGGACTGTGGTGCCCGGCGCATTTATTCAGCAGAAGTTCAAAGCCTACCACCGGGTGCCGCTCTTGAAACGGTTTGCGCTGGTTGCGAATGACGTGAGGGCTTATGTGCGCGATGCCGCCGGCCGGAAGCTGACCAGTCCGGAAAAAGGAATTATCGGAGAAGCCATTCCGCGCATGTTCCGGTTTCACCATGTGTCGGACCTATACCGGGATTTTTACCGCTGGATCGGCCGGCCCGAACTCCTTAAGCTTGACCACCGCCTGCACCTGGAATTCGCGGATGTCTTTGCCCTGATCTACCTGCGCCTGCGCCTGGAAGGGCTGGCTCCTTACGACCACGTGAAGCACTTGCTTGTGGACGAGATGCAGGATTATACTCCCGTGCAATACGCCGTCCTGTCTCGCCTGTTCAACTGCCGCAAGACTATTCTGGGCGATGTCAGCCAGACAGTGAACCCTTACAGCGCGTCTTCCGCCGAAACTATTGAGCGAGTATTTCCGCAAGCCGAAGTTGTCAAGCTCTACCGGAGCTACCGCTCGACTGTGGAAATCACGGCCTTCGCGCAGCGCATCACCCCCAACCCGGATATCATCCCGCTGGAACGGCACGGGCAAGAGCCCGCGATGGTGCGCTGCAACAGCCACGAGGAGGAGTTAGAAACCATCCAACAGGTAACTCTCTCCTTTCAAAACGCCGGTCATCATTCTCTGGGCATTATCTGCAAAACCCTCCGCCAAGCCGAGCAGGTGTATGAGGCCCTAAAAAAAGCCCCCCACATTCAGTTACTCACGGCCGAGTCCACCACTTTTAAGGAAGGGGTCGTCATCACCACTGCTCACTTAGCCAAGGGACTTGAATTTGATGCGGTTTTGGTGCCCTTTGCCTCTGCTGGTAATTATAGGACGGAAGTAGATAAAAGCATGCTCTACGTCGCCTGTACTCGAGCCATGCACCAACTCACCTTGACGTACTCCCATACGATAACAGCTTTCTTGGCTTCCTAA
- a CDS encoding FAD binding domain-containing protein, translating into MNQFQYVRPSKQKAAIDTLAKDANAQFIAGGTNLLDLMKRGIIAPQKLIDINRLPLTKIESQNDSIRIGALALNGTVAEDKLVLERQPLLAQALNAGASAQLRNMATVGGNMLQRTRCPYFYDTALPCNKREPGSGCGALEGFNRMHAIFGFSDKCIAVHPSDMSVALVALDAMVLVSGPKGDRRIPFNDFHRLPGDTPQRDTNLEQGELITAVEVPDGPFTKHVHYQKVRERASYAFALLSVAAALDLDGSNTIKAARLAMGGVAHKPWRLLAAEQVLVGKPATEETFRQAAEVAMQGAKAFQHNAYKLKLGPNTIIQALKTAAAA; encoded by the coding sequence ATGAACCAGTTTCAATACGTACGGCCGAGCAAGCAGAAAGCCGCCATCGACACGTTGGCCAAAGATGCCAACGCACAGTTTATCGCCGGCGGCACCAACCTGCTGGATCTGATGAAGCGCGGCATAATTGCCCCCCAGAAGCTTATTGACATCAACCGACTGCCGCTCACCAAAATCGAGAGTCAAAACGACAGCATCCGCATTGGTGCACTGGCCTTGAACGGCACCGTAGCCGAAGACAAGCTGGTGCTGGAGCGGCAGCCGCTGCTTGCTCAGGCGCTGAATGCTGGTGCTTCGGCCCAATTGCGCAACATGGCAACGGTGGGGGGCAATATGTTGCAGCGCACCCGCTGCCCTTACTTCTACGATACAGCCCTGCCCTGTAACAAGCGCGAGCCCGGCTCGGGCTGCGGAGCGCTGGAAGGCTTCAACCGCATGCATGCCATTTTTGGCTTCTCGGATAAGTGCATCGCCGTGCACCCCTCCGATATGAGCGTGGCTCTAGTGGCCCTTGATGCCATGGTGCTGGTAAGCGGCCCTAAAGGCGACCGGCGTATTCCCTTCAACGACTTTCACCGCCTGCCCGGCGACACGCCCCAGCGCGACACCAACCTCGAACAAGGTGAACTGATTACGGCCGTGGAGGTGCCCGATGGACCCTTCACCAAGCATGTGCACTATCAGAAGGTGCGTGAGCGCGCCTCCTACGCCTTCGCGCTTCTGTCCGTGGCTGCGGCGCTGGACCTTGACGGCAGCAACACCATCAAAGCCGCCCGCTTGGCTATGGGCGGCGTCGCCCACAAGCCCTGGCGCCTGCTGGCAGCCGAGCAAGTATTAGTCGGCAAGCCCGCGACCGAAGAAACCTTCCGGCAGGCCGCAGAGGTGGCCATGCAAGGTGCGAAGGCCTTCCAGCACAACGCCTACAAGCTAAAGCTGGGACCTAATACCATCATTCAAGCACTGAAAACCGCCGCTGCCGCCTAA
- a CDS encoding HAD family hydrolase codes for MPVNLQRYSLKMPPSPAPRRLPNLLFDFGGVLINIDYQRPIEAMRRLATSGSTIEYNQKNQSELFDLLETGRITPAEFREGLRTGYQLTATDEELDAAWNSILLDVPADRLALLAELHAQGHQMALLSNTNVIHIEEVNRRLKAAYGFEHGIADVLDRVFYSQEVGLRKPGPEIFEHVLREMNWQAEETLFIEDSFQHIETAQRLGLHTLFLAPPLTLTDALPAAIRAFTPSA; via the coding sequence TTGCCCGTCAATTTGCAACGCTATTCTCTAAAAATGCCCCCCAGCCCTGCTCCGCGCCGCTTGCCAAATCTGCTTTTCGACTTTGGCGGTGTACTCATAAACATCGATTATCAGCGCCCTATTGAGGCCATGCGCCGCCTTGCTACCAGCGGGAGCACCATCGAATACAACCAAAAAAATCAGTCGGAGCTATTCGACCTGCTCGAAACCGGACGCATCACGCCGGCCGAGTTCCGGGAAGGCCTGCGTACGGGCTACCAGCTTACCGCCACCGATGAGGAGTTGGATGCGGCCTGGAATTCTATCCTACTCGATGTGCCCGCCGACCGGCTGGCGTTGCTGGCTGAGCTGCACGCGCAAGGTCATCAGATGGCGCTGCTCAGCAACACCAACGTGATTCATATTGAGGAAGTAAACCGGCGCCTCAAGGCTGCGTATGGATTTGAGCATGGCATTGCGGATGTGCTGGACCGCGTGTTTTACTCCCAGGAAGTAGGGTTACGTAAGCCCGGCCCAGAGATTTTTGAGCACGTGCTGCGCGAAATGAACTGGCAGGCCGAAGAAACTCTTTTCATTGAAGACAGTTTTCAACATATCGAAACGGCGCAGCGCTTGGGCTTGCACACGCTCTTCCTAGCCCCGCCGCTTACGCTCACCGACGCTTTGCCTGCCGCTATCCGTGCCTTCACTCCCTCTGCCTGA